Proteins encoded within one genomic window of Komagataella phaffii GS115 chromosome 3, complete sequence:
- a CDS encoding uncharacterized protein (Cytoplasmic protein required for replication of Brome mosaic virus in S. cerevisiae) has product MLVPPDNYGLVEDGLYRCSKLDALNCAFLETLRLQSIILLDPEKPHKKLRQWAEEQGIVLHHLGGIGNSNSMNPVQDFSIKKQDWMLLKPTMVIRIFELILDQRNYNILIVDKTETVVGILRRIQKWSFSSIIEEYRLNAGGKYNYFAENFLELITVELKSYREEVPTQEDPEAETADDKQTKASPSATPEAESEAISIPSNHYRRMSHGNSFNKFRNSLERKLSSDGADNAVEEDLSESLGKRLSLSVSPQIPKNLLRRVEQRKQKKYKASSESESETEDYRYYKSNNYGYIQKDVVLKVKLPQEEYLPEWFIRGRDLWEALNGNSKISRSSNNESETT; this is encoded by the coding sequence ATGTTGGTACCACCTGATAACTATGGTCTGGTTGAGGATGGACTCTATAGATGTAGCAAGCTAGATGCCCTTAATTGTgcatttttggaaactttgaGACTGCAATCAATCATTTTGTTAGATCCTGAGAAACCCCACAAAAAGCTCAGACAATGGGCAGAGGAACAGGGAATAGTTTTGCATCACCTTGGTGGGATAGGAAACAGCAATAGTATGAATCCTGTTCAAGATTTTAGTATAAAAAAACAAGACTGGATGCTTTTAAAGCCAACAATGGTCATTCGCATATTTGAACTGATATTagaccaaagaaattaCAATATATTAATCGTTGACAAGACTGAAACTGTTGTTGGTATACTTCGACgaattcaaaaatggagTTTTTCTAGTATTATTGAAGAGTATAGATTGAATGCTGGTGGTAAATATAATTATTTTGCCgagaactttttggaactaATCACTGTTGAGCTGAAGTCGTATAGGGAGGAGGTCCCAACTCAAGAAGATCCCGAAGCTGAAACAGCTGATGACAAACAAACCAAGGCTTCTCCTTCAGCTACTCCTGAGGCCGAATCCGAAGCAATATCGATTCCCAGCAATCATTACAGGCGAATGAGTCACGGAAATagcttcaacaaatttAGGAACAGCTTAGAAAGGAAGCTTTCCAGTGATGGTGCAGATAATGCggtagaagaagatttaTCAGAGTCGTTGGGAAAAAGATTATCATTATCTGTTTCTCCTCAAATTCCTAAAAATTTGCTAAGACGGGTTGAACagagaaaacaaaagaagTACAAAGCATCAAGTGAATCAGAATCCGAAACTGAAGATTACCGATATTACAAAAGTAATAACTATGGATACATTCAAAAGGATGTGGTGCTAAAAGTTAAGCTTCCACAGGAAGAGTATCTTCCCGAATGGTTTATTAGAGGGAGGGATTTGTGGGAAGCTCTCAATGGTAACAGTAAGATTAGCCGCTCTTCAAATAATGAGTCTGAAACCACTTGA
- a CDS encoding Essential nucleolar protein that is a component of the SSU (small subunit) processome: MRQKRAKSYRKQMGVYLHAFKFREPYQTLLDDQIILQCHRTAFDLEKGLNRTVQSEVKPMITQCCMQALYMSRDEGAIEMAKRFERRRCNHNYKEPKTPSECIEDVVVVDGKNKHRYVVATLDEGLRNALRVIPGVPLIYINRSVMIMEPLSKASKAVQIAVESGKLTGGLNDAKLAGLRQKDDGLEAEGAPKSKKRSGPKGPNPLSVKKKKKEPKPLNDKENASKPGNTEEAQPKKRRRKHGKSGEKPEEKSKEKSDEKSQQNNEADHVGTHAETSAQAVEEFEQHSQDD, translated from the coding sequence ATGAGACAGAAAAGAGCAAAGTCTTATAGAAAACAGATGGGGGTGTATTTACACGCCTTTAAATTTAGGGAGCCGTACCAGACTTTATTGGACGACCAAATTATACTTCAATGTCATAGAACAGcatttgatcttgaaaaggGACTGAATAGAACGGTGCAAAGTGAAGTGAAACCCATGATAACACAATGCTGCATGCAAGCTTTATACATGTCTCGTGACGAAGGTGCTATTGAGATGGCCAAAAGGTTTGAAAGACGTCGTTGCAACCACAATTACAAAGAGCCCAAGACCCCATCTGAATGTATTGAGGACGTTGTAGTGGTGGATGGAAAAAATAAACATAGGTATGTTGTGGCTACATTGGATGAGGGACTTAGAAACGCACTTAGAGTGATTCCTGGTGTGCCACTGATTTATATAAACAGATCAGTTATGATCATGGAGCCTTTGAGTAAGGCTAGCAAAGCGGTGCAAATAGCTGTTGAATCAGGCAAACTGACTGGAGGTTTGAATGATGCGAAGCTCGCTGGTTTGAGACAAAAGGATGATGGGTTGGAGGCTGAAGGTGCTCCAAAGTCGAAAAAAAGATCTGGTCCCAAAGGTCCCAATCCTCTTAGtgtgaaaaagaagaagaaggaacCCAAACCTCTcaatgataaagaaaacGCAAGCAAGCCTGGAAATACTGAGGAAGCGCAGCcgaagaaaagaaggcGGAAGCATGGAAAGAGCGGAGAAAAGCCAGAAGAAAAGtctaaagaaaaatctgaCGAAAAGTCTCAGCAGAATAATGAGGCCGATCATGTGGGCACTCACGCAGAAACATCTGCACAAGCggttgaagaatttgagcAACATTCCCAAGATGATTAA